From the Camarhynchus parvulus chromosome 13, STF_HiC, whole genome shotgun sequence genome, one window contains:
- the NPM1 gene encoding nucleophosmin translates to MEDSAMDMESMGPLRPQTFLFGCELKADKEFQFKVDDEENEHQLSLRTVTLGAGAKDELHIVEAEALDYEGNPTKVVLASLKMSVQPTVSLGGFEITPPVVLRLKCGSGPVYVSGQHLVALEEEPESDEEEDDAKIVNASTKRPASGGAKPPQKKPKLAEDDEDDDEDEDDDDDDEDDLEDDEEEIKAPIKKPVREAAGKNMQKAKQNGKDSKPSTPASKSKTPDSKKDKTLTPKTPKVPLSLEEIKAKMQASVDKGTTLPKLEPKFANYVKNCFRTEDQKVIQALWQWRQTL, encoded by the exons ATGGAGGACAGCGCCATGGACATGGAGAGCATGGGCCCCCTGCGCCCGCAGACTTTCCTCTTCG GCTGCGAGCTTAAAGCGGATAAAGAGTTTCAGTTTAAAGTAgatgatgaagaaaatgaacatCAGTTGTCTCTGAGAACG GTTACTTTAGGAGCTGGAGCCAAAGATGAATTACACATTGTAGAAGCAGAAGCACTGGACTATGAAGGCAACCCTACTAAAGTAGTGCTGGCATCTCTGAAAATGTCAGTGCAGCCTACA GTTTCATTGGGTGGCTTCGAGATCACACCACCAGTGGTGTTAAGGTTGAAATGTGGTTCAGGGCCTGTTTACGTCAGTGGTCAGCACCTCGTAG CATTAGAAGAAGAGCCAGAATcagatgaggaggaagatgatgCAAAAATTGTTAATGCTTCAACAAAGAGACCAGCAAGTGGAGGAGCTAAACCACCACAG aaaaaaccaaaattagcagaagatgatgaggatgatgatgaagatgaggatgacGATGATGA TGATGAGGATGACTTAGAGGATgatgaggaagaaattaaagCACCAATAAAGAAA CCTGTTCGtgaggctgcaggaaaaaatatgcagaaagcaaagcagaatggaaaagaCTCTAAGCCATCCACACCAGCATCTAAATCAAAA actCCAGATTCCAAGAAGGATAAAACTCTAActccaaaaacaccaaaagtCCCTCTGTCGTTAGAggagataaaagcaaaaatgcaagCATCGGTAGATAAG gGTACTACCCTTCCTAAGCTGGAGCCCAAATTTGCCAACTACGTTAAGAATTGCTTCAGGACAGAGGACCAGAAG GTCATTCAAGCTCTCTGGCAGTGGAGACAGACtctgtaa